One window of the Chloroflexota bacterium genome contains the following:
- a CDS encoding cytochrome c-type biogenesis protein CcmH has translation MKKHSSFTLHHSSFVILIFVLAILALPMTVLAQDANPDAPTDDDINAIASEMFCPVCENVPLDVCGTQACAQWRALIGEKLSQGWTEDEIKQYFVDQYGDRVLAEPPRTGFNWLVYIVPPVAFVIGAYVLFRGIQSWRQIEPETAPLPADAETADDYVARLEEELRKSQ, from the coding sequence TTCGTCATTCTCATCTTTGTTTTAGCGATACTGGCGCTACCGATGACGGTATTGGCGCAGGATGCCAATCCCGACGCGCCTACAGACGATGATATTAATGCCATCGCCAGCGAGATGTTCTGCCCGGTGTGTGAGAATGTGCCCCTGGATGTTTGCGGGACACAGGCCTGTGCCCAGTGGCGCGCCCTGATTGGCGAAAAACTCAGCCAAGGTTGGACAGAAGACGAGATCAAGCAGTATTTTGTCGACCAATATGGTGATCGCGTGCTGGCAGAACCGCCCCGCACGGGTTTTAATTGGTTGGTTTATATCGTGCCGCCGGTGGCCTTTGTTATCGGCGCGTATGTACTTTTTCGGGGCATTCAAAGCTGGCGGCAAATTGAACCGGAAACCGCACCGCTTCCCGCGGATGCCGAAACCGCAGACGACTATGTGGCGCGCCTGGAAGAAGAATTGCGCAAAAGCCAGTGA
- a CDS encoding TlpA family protein disulfide reductase, translating into MIEDTNKISDGETPAENPGPKWGRLLIWGGLLVLMGILAVGLKRTQEGPVQPGQAAPEFVLTSFDGEEFNSADYAGKVIVLNFWASWCKPCEQEAADLELAWLDYKDRGDVIFLGVDYVDTEPEAMGYLTKFNITYPNGPDLGTRISQSFRIRGVPETYIIDQEGILSHVQIGPFTSLAQIKAVIDPLLEP; encoded by the coding sequence ATGATTGAAGATACCAATAAAATCTCGGATGGTGAAACCCCTGCGGAGAATCCTGGCCCAAAGTGGGGCCGCTTGCTGATTTGGGGAGGTTTGCTGGTTCTCATGGGGATTCTCGCCGTGGGGCTGAAACGCACCCAAGAAGGCCCTGTTCAACCCGGGCAGGCCGCGCCCGAATTTGTGCTCACCAGTTTCGATGGCGAAGAATTTAACTCGGCGGACTATGCAGGCAAGGTGATCGTGCTCAATTTCTGGGCCTCCTGGTGTAAACCTTGCGAACAAGAAGCTGCTGATCTCGAACTGGCCTGGCTCGACTATAAAGACCGCGGTGATGTCATCTTTTTAGGCGTCGATTATGTGGATACCGAACCCGAAGCGATGGGCTACCTGACTAAATTCAATATCACCTATCCCAACGGCCCCGATCTGGGGACGCGCATCTCCCAGTCCTTCCGCATCCGTGGCGTTCCTGAAACCTATATCATCGACCAGGAGGGTATACTTAGCCATGTCCAGATTGGCCCGTTTACATCTCTGGCGCAGATTAAAGCGGTGATTGATCCGCTGTTGGAGCCTTAA